ttctcctatTTCTCACTGTAAATGCTGGCTTGAAAAGAGTCTTTGTGGGTCATGTTACTGTTTTTGATCACCAGAGAATGATCATTATCAGTTGGAGAGAGAAAACACGGAGGCAAAGACAGCACAACTTCTTCATTGTAGGAACCGTGTGCATCGTGTGGGTGGgactttattttttgctgagtaagacacCTCTGAAGGGTCTGGAGACCCAGCAGGTGACAGGGCAGGTCCATAACAAGTAGGGCTCTAGGCAGAGTCCCCACTAAGTCCTGATGACAAAAACATTATTCTATTTCGTTGTTAACCTTCACTTCCCTTTGGAATGAAAATCGCCAGCGAATGTCAACTGTGTGAAATTACACACTTGAGAACATAACCGTCTGTATTTCTAGAATCCTTCTAAATCAGTTTTGTTCTTGGCAAGTTATGCTCCAGTGAAGGATGGAAACAAAGAGTCACAAATAATCCTGACAGCAAATAATGCATTCACAGATAAACTATTGACTCATTTTTCTggctctctccttcatttcttttttttttttttaacataaatcaACTTTGTTTCTCTACTTCCTATCACCTTCATATCATCCCTGCTAAAACTGATGTGGCTTTTCCATCCCATGAGGCTGTCTTGTCCCTCTCTTGACACCAGGAAGAACAAGTTCCTACCTTGCCAAGTACCATCTGCTCTCAGCCCtctgtacttgctgttccctctgcctagaacactcttcTCCATATCTTCCCCTGGATATCATCGTCCACTTATCCAACCTTAAAAGTCCCTCCTCCTATAGCTTTGCCTGGACGTCTGTGCAGGACGCTGCCCCTAGGGGCTGCGTTGTTGTTCTTTACACAGTCACCGTCCAATATCACTCATTCAGTTGCAGGTTTGTTTGTTGCCTCACAGGTAAGAGGTGAGCTCCCCAGAGCAAGGTCCTCCTACGATGTGTTCCTACTACTGAATCTGTGGCACAGAGCACAGGGCCCCGTCATAGGAGAAGCTCATGGTTATTGTTGAacaatggatgggtggatggatgcatggatgaaaCCTCCCATTTGTTCATGATTACCATGATTTAAGTCCTGTGATGGCTCTTTATATAGAGAGTCTGTCTTCCGTATAAAAACAGGCATGGTATCATTTGTggccattttagaaatgaggaaaaggaagcttGGAGTGACCACTGctttaacttgcccaaggacacttCATGATTAGGTGTTGCATCCAAGATTCAACCCTACACCTGCATGAGCCCAGATCTCATCACCCTCCACCATTCAGCACTGCCTCCCCTAAGCAATCAGTTATTCTACTTCTTCACATCATTACATCATCCTGTGAATCAGTGGAAGAAAAACCTTAAAAAgctaacaaaaattaaaagaaaattaaatcattgATTTACAGTCGATGAATGTAAGAAATTAACTAAGTGAGATATTCTTCGTAAAAACAGCCTTCAGAGAGGTGAGACGTTTGCCAAACTTCAAACACCTGAGTGAAAAAGTGTCTGTGGACGAGGGAAGtctgcctcctggaggaggtATGTGGTATTGCATCAAGCCCAGGTGTTTGGTAAACCGGCAGGAACAAACTCACAGGATATGAGGCTTTTTGTGCcttgaagaagaaggagaaatgcaAGAGAAGGTagtggaagaagaagaggaggaggagaaggagagaatgatgagcacaataataattaaaaacaccCGGATGACAACACAGGGTCACAATGgtgtaatttgcttttttatttagaaaCGACTTTTACATTAATTTTACCTAAAGTTTTGTATTGTTATTGCACTTCTCAAGTTGTTTGGGGTCTAGAAAGCGCCACCACCTTGGTTTCTACAGAAAGCACAGGCTGGCTGGGTTCTGGTTGATTCTCACTGTCGTTTCCAGGCCCAATGCCAAGTTTATCATCTGacacatttcctcatttatgGGAGGGATTAAAGTGGTGACCAGGAGAATAAAAGGAGGAGTTCTGGGTGCTCCCCACCAGAGTGATTCCCTTCATCCCTGCCACATCAGAGACCAGCCAACAACAGCTGCTTCCATCATGAAGCTGGTGACGGTCCTCATGCTGGTGGCCCTCCCACTTTACTGCTATGCAGGTGAGTACAGCAAGGAGGGCAGGCCTTGGGCTAAAAGTTGTTGTCAGCTTCCCTGTGGAAGAATTCCTGgtccccaaaccccagtacaaAACATCCTCAAAATAATGTGTCTGCTTGTACTAGGCCAAAGGATTATCATTAATTCAAGAAAACTAAGGTAGTTTCCTCACGGGCTTTGCCTCTGCCATGGAGCTGCATGTAGCACGTCATGCTATTTGGGGCATGTCACCATCATCACAGGTACCGTGAAAACCAGGATGAGTCTTGGGTTTGAATATTAGAATTAGATATTTcagtgggagaagggaaagatATGATTTCATGGCCCCCCAACATTGGCTCTAGCTGGTTTCCTGAAAGAGGCACACATGAGGTTTCTTGAATGAGGCATTCATGGAGTTTCCTTCAATGTGGAAATGGGAAACCTCCCTGTAGGAAAGGCTCAGGCTATATGTGTAACCCAGTGTCCTACTCCAATTGGGGGTCCACTCTTCACACATTTGTAGAGTGGATTTGAACCTACCAGGATGCCCCTTAGCTCCCAGTCTCCTCATGATCAACTCTGACTGGGGAGAACTCACACCCTCTGGAGGTCTCCTATCAGCAATGAAGACCCAGAAGGAGGAAAATGCCCTGAGACCCGGAATCTGATCTTCAATAATAGGTCAGCCACGTAGTGTGCGTTGTTCAACTTGCCAAGCTCCTTTAACATCCCACCTCATTTGTTCCTGAATTACGCACAGATGTGTTAAAGGTCATATGCTCTGTGACtgatgaacaaacacatggataaagagaacagattagtggttaccagatgggaaggatgttgggggtgggcaaaGGGGGTAGGggtgcacatatgtatggtgatggataaaaattagactattaaTGCTTAGTATGagacagtctatacagaaactgataaataataatgtacaccaaAAATTATGCAAGACTATAAACCTttatgagttaaataaaataattgaggggaaaaaaggtgaTATGCTCAAGTTCAACTCAATAGAAAATTCCAGAGCGAAGGATGAAAATCTGGCTATTGTTAATCCAATTCCAGAGCCCCTTTCCCTACACAACTCAAGTGGCGAGAACAGATCACTTTATGAACAAGAATTTATTCATGCGTTATTTTTTGTTGCCAAAAGTAATGTCAATAGGGCTAATGGACAGTATCCTTAACCCAATACATCTACAACACTGGGAACTGATGCTCTGAATAATCATAGTAATGCATCACATGAGTCTGAACAAAGAAAGACCAGATAATGCTTAATCTGTTTCACTAAATCAGAGCGACTGATTTCTTGAGCATCCTCCTTAATCATGGTTACAAAATGTTGGGCTTCTCTGGGTTATGGAGGCAGGAAGGTGGTGGAGGGCAGATGTTTTAGGGCTTAAAGGAAATCCAAGATGCTGACTTTAGTCTCTTGGATTAACAACTTAAGACCATTCCCCATAATCTTTCTGAATGTATGTCTTTGCTGGAATGTAAGAAGATGACAAACATCATAGTTATGCTGCAAAAGTGGTTTGTACTTCCATAATTGAGCCCATGTTTTCATGTTTTCATCCAGGGTCTGGCTGCCAACTTCTTGAGGATGTGGTTGAAAAGACGCTTGATCCTGAACTGTCCACGACTGAATATGTAGAAGCTCTTCAAGAGTTCATATCGGATGATGCCGCTAGGGAGGTCGCAGCACAATTTAAACAATGTTTTCTCATCCAGTCAAATGAAACTCTGAGCAATTTTGGAAAGATGATGgtaatttcagttttattcttatGCACTGCTAAACCACTGGACAGGGACAAGCAGGCTCCTAGTTTGTCACTAATTATGCCAAATCAATGAGAACATGCCTTATTTTATCTCAGCGAATTTCATTATTGGCGAGTCTGATGAGTTGGACATCAAGAAAGACATGAGGGCCCCAGTGATGATTCTCCTCTTGACTTTGTGGGATCTTTAGCgaatgataaagggaaaagacaaaagacagaaaagacaaaagaggtaaaatatcGCTCAGGAAAACTCTTACACAACTCTCAGCTCCCCagtacacatatatgcacacacacataggcacacacgcacacacacacaattttctaTCAAAGTGAAAAACCTCTGATTCTCAAGAAGCCACTAATTTCTGGGAGTGATCAGCAAAAAGATCCCCTTCTTCATAGTTAGTGACACTCCCAGCACTAACTTTCTTAGATTTCAGATGTGTGTGAACAAACCCAGGAAAACAATAAGAAGGAATGTTGCTTTACAGAATTTTACTTTGTAAGAGAGAATTGAAAATCTAAGTGACGTCTCCGTGTTTTTTTCCAGGAAACAATGTACAATAGCCTATATTGTGCTCTCTTTTGACTTTCCACAAGACCTTTGGCTGAGAGGACTATAGAGAATGATCAGAAACCAACTGTCAACTGCTATAAACCacaattttacttccttttttgcTTGTGATCTACTACTGCAAGACAATTGTTGAAACctcatttgcattttcatttcaataaagtATCTGCAAACAcaggttctttttttcttatctgattAAAAGGGAGGCTTTAGAGACCCTCGTAGATCACATATGAGTGTGCGCGcccatgcacagacacacacactcacacatattcATTAAGATCTCCCAGGTGAGGGATTGGAGAATCTGAAAAGCTTGTGTTCCTTCCCATAATGAGCCCAAGCTTGATTGTCTCTCTGGAAAAGTGACTTTGCCCCTTATCACCCCATCCCCCCCAGGACTCTCTCTGACATCCTCAGGCACTGAGATTCTGCTGGTTGGGGCGTGATCAGGTTCCTGACGCACTGCAGGCTTCATCTCCACACTGAGGCCTGCACTGCACAATGAGGGTCCTCTTTGGCTCTCTCTGTCCCTGACCAAGGTGTGCAGGGGTGGGAACAGAGCCAGCCAGGAAGGTGACTCATGCAAAGCAGGGGTGAATActgtattgattttaaaatttatacatcacattatttttatttttaaaaatatttcattaagacctaaagattagacctgaaacaataagtcttctagaagagaatataggcagtacactctttgacatcagtatcaaaaggatcttttcggacaccataactcctcagacgagggaaacaatagaaagaataaacaaatgggacttcatcagactaaagagcttcttcaaggcaaatgaaaacaggattgaaacaaaaaaaaaccccactagttgggaaaattatttacaagttatttatccgacaaagggttaatctccataatatataaagaactcacacagctcaacaacaaaaaatcaaacaacccgatcaaaaattgggcaggggacaggaacagacatttctccaaagaagacatacggatggccaatagacacatgaaaagatgctcgccatcactaatcatcagggaaatgcaaatcaaaaccacactaagatatcaccttatacctgttagaatggcaaaaataaccaaaacaaaaagtgacaaatgttggagaggttgtggagaaaaaggaaccttcatacattcttggtgggaatgcaaactcgtgcagccactatggaaaacagtatggagatttctcaaaaagttaaaagtagaaataccctatgacccagccatccaactactgggtatctatccaaagaacctgaaataagcaattccaaaagtcccatgtacccctatgttcatcacagaattatttacaatagccaagacatggaaccaacctaaatgcccatcaactgatgattgtataaagaagatatggtatatatatacaatggaatactactcagccataaaaaaagacaaaatcgtcccattcacaacaacatggatggaccttgaaggtattatgttaagtgaaataagccagatagagaaagacaatctctgtatgacccGACTCCtgtgtggaagttaaacatgtagacaaagagaacagattagtggctaccaggggaaaggggaggtgaggggagggcacaaagggtgaagtggtgcacctacaacacaactaacaataatgtacaactgaaatttcacaaggttgtaaactatcataatcttaataaaaagtaaaaagaaactatatgaagacaaaaaatatatttcattaaaatgttatgtACCCTAATTACTTATATTTTTGGTGCCCCCTTAAGTTGTGTGATGTCCCCTAGTCCCGTCCCTTCAAGTGGCAATGTCGTCCATTTTCTCATTCCCACACTAATCTACACAGCAATGAAATTTGAGGGAAATGTGTGTGTTCTGTAGGAATAAAGCAAAGCAAGTGAGTTGTCATCGAATCAGAGCATTACATTATCAGTGCCCACATCCTGTCACCAGGGATAAGTTAGTACCACCCCTTCTGCTCACATCTCAGCAGGTCCCTCTTCCTTCCTAGGCTGTCCTCTCATGCAGGAAGACCCCTGACTCTTTCTCAGGACAATTTACCACACACCAGGACTGGCTCTTCCACCAGGCGTAACCCGTATATGGAATTAGATACACGATACCTTTAAAGTTCCACAAAAATgttacaatttctttaaaaatattaagcaaaagtcACTATGATAATAATGAATATATACCAAAGAACTAGTGTGAGGTATATTCATCTCTAATCAATGCAGTTGTaagatataatatttaatatatttttttggaGAAGGGGTCAAAATACGTGACTCCCCAAACTTGAAGTAACACATTTCCAACCCTCTTATCCAAATACCTCAGGATCCATGACAACATTAGGCCCAGGAAAATTGATCCTTTCCTGGGAGCCACACATTAAAAGATCCCAAtattacacatatacacacacacacacacacactactatTTATTAAGAATTCATGGGCCATATTCATTCTTGGTGTTTCAGTGCATCCACAGTGGGGAGGAAGATGTTGCCTC
This sequence is a window from Equus caballus isolate H_3958 breed thoroughbred chromosome 12, TB-T2T, whole genome shotgun sequence. Protein-coding genes within it:
- the LOC100629936 gene encoding mammaglobin-B-like, whose protein sequence is MKLVTVLMLVALPLYCYAGSGCQLLEDVVEKTLDPELSTTEYVEALQEFISDDAAREVAAQFKQCFLIQSNETLSNFGKMMETMYNSLYCALF